The Scatophagus argus isolate fScaArg1 chromosome 12, fScaArg1.pri, whole genome shotgun sequence genome includes the window GTTTTGGAAAGGTGTTGTCGGAATAGGACTCTTTGCTTTAGCTCATGCAGCTTTCTCTGCGGCACAGCGTAAGTTTCAATGCACAGAGTGAAAACACAggtctcattttctgttcttaTTTCAGGAGGGCTCCGTTGTCTGCCGGAACGGTTATAAAACAGCAGCTTGGGCCTTTCGGTCCAGCAGCTAGCTAACTGGACGCTAGCGTAGCTTCGCCCCGTTCAGACTCATTCACAGGActaaaagactgaaatattcattgtgaatagtatagtatagtattcATCCAGTGCGTCTCGGTTGTCTATTTACATCTGCCATAGTGTAAAGGTGTTGAATTGAATTGCTgactaaaatgcatttttccCATCAGATCGGTCATACATGAGACTCACAGAGAAGGAAAACGAGACACTACCGATTGATGTGAGTGTCTTTCATCCtaatgcagtcatttttttaaatctccgCCATCTTTCACTGCAAACCCACTGTGGCTGATTGTTATTTTCATcgttgtctttttttctgtttttgcagattGTATTGCAGACTCTATTATCGTTTGTGCTGACCTGTTATGGTATTGTCCACATTGCTGGAGAGTTCAAAGACATGGACGCCTCCtcagagctgaaaaacaagtaAGTGGAGCTGACACCCTGCTGCACCTTCCTCCCTTGATAATGTAGTTGTTTGTGTCCTATGCCCCAGGGGAACGATGCTCACCACCTCTACTATATTTATAGCAACCCACCATGACTTTGGAATTTTGAGTTGGTATGctattatgttattttgtgGCCAATATGTTGTGAAGGGCAGGTGCAGCTTAACATCATAGATggtgtttttattaaatatgtgAAACATAATGTAAATAccagactgtaaaaaaaaaaaaaaaaaagaaaaacaccagtGGTTAATTTATGCCCAAAAATTGAATTGCTTAATGCCACAGacctcttctcttctttgtttttaatgtcttaATTCCTCATTGATAGCACATGCAATAGTATGTCATATCGCCATGTCCACAGTTTCACAGAAGATAATGTATAGCAGTAGGTTTTTGAGTTGTGTGAACGGTTTAATTCCTTGCTCACTGGTCCGAACTAGACTTTTAAGGGAAGAGATAAAGGTTTTTAAGGCATGCAGAGGTCACTGTAAGAGAGGTTTGTCCTGTGTGGCACATGCATTATTGCACCTGCTGCTGTAGGTGTCCAACATGGCTGTGTTTAAAGCTGAAAATTATTTCCATGTGAGTATTTTGAGAATGAGATGGTGCGATATTAGTCTAATACATAATGTCCCTACATAATTTTATCCTTTTACTTTCTTCAGAACATTTGATACACTGAGGAACCACCCATCCTTTTACCTTTTCAATCATCGGGGTCGGGTGCTATTCCGCTCACCAGAGGAGGAGCCCTCTTCTGTACACAACCAGCAAGCTCTTCCCAATCCCATACGGCTACGCAAGCTGGAGCATTTGCACTGACTGGCCTCGTgtaacatcatcaacatcagataaaatttgtttttgttagacagaagggggaaaaaaatgagaattcATCTTCCtctaatttgtatttgtacataAACTAATATGCAGTCCAGACAAGCATCTCATCTCTGTCCATAAAAGTGGGCGCCACCATATACAGCACTGACTGTGCCAACTCTTCAGTACTTTAAGATTTctttgta containing:
- the mmgt1 gene encoding ER membrane protein complex subunit 5 produces the protein MFAAVFTTLFYDTAHSRSSPWFKMASSFWKGVVGIGLFALAHAAFSAAQHRSYMRLTEKENETLPIDIVLQTLLSFVLTCYGIVHIAGEFKDMDASSELKNKTFDTLRNHPSFYLFNHRGRVLFRSPEEEPSSVHNQQALPNPIRLRKLEHLH